GGTTCACCTGCTCCATCACGTCGACGTACCCCCAGTCCGACTCGGCCCACGACTCCCGCAGCCCGGGCATCGCCGTCAGCGGGAGCACGGCCTCGGCGTCGGTCTCCGCGACGAGCTGGTCGGCCGCCGTCTGGGACTCCAGCGGGTCGGCACAGATGTAGGAGAGCCCGTGCTCGTCGATGGCCATCTGGGCCCGTTCGATGTCGCTCGGGGTCGGCCGGTCGTCGGGCGAGGCGTCGGTCAGCGCCTCGACGCGGACGCCGTAGCGCTCGGCGAGATAGCCGAAGGCGTCGTGGCCGGCGACCAGGAGGACGTCCTTCGACGCGTCGGCGAGACGCGACTCGATGCGCTCGTCGAGGTCGGTCAGCCGGTTCCGAAACGCCTCGGCGTTGGCGGCGTAGCTGTCCGCGTTGTCGCCGTCGAGGTCCGCCATCGCCTGTTCGACGGTGCCGACGGCGGTCGCGACGCGGCGCGGGTCCATCCAGAAGTGGGGGTCCATCGACCCGTGGTCGTGATCGCCGTCCTCGCCTTCGTGAGTCTCTTCGTGGCCATCGTGTGTCTCGGTCCCGTGGTCGTCGTGGCTGTCGGTCCCGTGGTCGTCGTGGCTGTCGGTCCCGTGGTCGTCGTGGCTGTCGGTCCCGTGGTCGTCGTGGCTGTCGGTCCCGTGGTCGTCGTGGCTGTCGGTCCCGTGCTCGTCGTGGCTGTCGGTCCCGTGGTCGTCGTGGCTGTCGGTCCCGTGCTCGTCGTGGTGTTCCCCCTCGTGCTCGTCGTGGCCGCCCGCCCCGAATTCGAGCAGCGAGACGTCGGCGCTCGCGTCGACGGGCGTCACCTCGGCCCCGTCGGCCGACAGGTCGGCGAGGATATCGTCGGCCCACGGCTGGAACCCCGCCATCCCGTGGACGAACAGCGACGCGTCGTAGATGTTCTCGCGGACGCGCGGCCCGGGCTCCCAGCCGTGGCCGTGCTGTCCGAGAGGCACGAGCAGGTCGGTGGTCGCGCTGTCCCCGGCGACGTTGTCGGCGATGTCGCCGAAGACGAAAAACGAGGACTGGACGGCGGCGGCGTTCGATTGCCCGGAGCCGCCGGAACAGCCAGCGACGGCTCCGAGACCGGCGAGACCTGCGGTGGCGGCCAGCATTCGGCGTCTGGTGTACTCCATATTATTAACTCTAAATCTATTTCTATTAAATCCTCTTATTCTACTCTCTTCTTTATTAATTTCTGAGCGGGCGCGCAGGCCCCGCATACAGGCAGTCTCCCGAGCAACCGACTGAATGGACGGGCCGTCGGGCCGCCGTGTGCCGTCTCGTCAGCTCGGACACTGTCCGAGTATACGCAACGACGTATAAATCAGACTGTGGCGTTGGCAGCTGGCGACCGTCCGGGCCGCTCGCCGGGATAGCTATCCGGTCTCCTCGCCCGTCCGGCAATAAACGAGTTTTTCACCGAGAGTCGTCTACACCGGCGTGGTGGCAATGACGAAATGTTACCCCCGCAGAGCCCCTTGTGAAGATAACGTAAACTGAGCCACCACTCTCACAGACGACCAGAGACATCTAGTAGCAGAAACCGTGGCTCCCCCGCTGAGACCCAGTTTCTATTAATAGATGCTCTTATCGCTCGGGTAGCTTCCACGCTTGCTCGACATCGACAAGTACGCCGGACTCGGGAAGTTGGTTCGCAGGCCGTTCGACGATATCCATGATTTCAGCAGCTCTGAAGACGCGGTTCTGATCGTTTCCGGTTATTTCTTCCACAACACCGTCTGTTTCGAGTGTTTCGATAGCGTTGTTTGCCGTCTGATAGACAACGTCGATTCGTTCGCTAGCTTCTCGGACAGTAAAATATGGATCTTCGAACAGTGCGAGGGAGAGGCGACGGACAGATTTCGCTGCGTCCGAATATCGGGACTCGTACTCTTTTCGCTTGTCGACGAGCAGCTTTGCTCGGACGAACGCCTCTTCTGCCTGCTCGCGGATTCCCCGGAGAAAGAACTGGAGCCATTCATCCCAGGCACCCTCTTCACTCACAGCAAGCAATCGATCGGCATACTCAGTTCGGTGTCGTTCGATATACGAACTGAGATAGAGCATTGGGTAATGGAGTAATCCACTCGAGACGAGCATGAGGACCACGAGCAGTCGTCCCACCCGTCCGTTACCGTCTTTGAACGGATGGATTGTTTCGAACTGATAATGTGTGATTGCGATATCGACTAGATCGGGCCAATCAGAACCCTGCTGAACGAAACGCTCTAAATCGTCTATCAGCCCCGGAACCATATCTGGCTTCGGAGGAACGAACCGAATCTGCTTCCCGATTCCGTGCGGTCCCTCCTCTTCTATCGCGGTATATCCCGGTCGAAACTCGCCAGGCAGTGGTTCGTCGTCATCTGATCTTCCTTTAATCAGTAACTGCTCATGAAGCGACTTGATGAGTTCCGTCGTGATGCTCTGCCGTTCGATCCCGGCGGTCTGGAGAAACGAAATAGCATCGTCGAGAGCGGTGATATAGTTTCGAGCTTCTCTCACATCGGCTTCGTGGTCACTCTCGACTGCCTCTCGAATCTGGAGTTCGTCGACATCGTATCGGTAGAGATCAAACACAGTCACAGCTGTCCCTTCCACCTGGGACGACTGCTCAGCCTCCTTGTAGACAAACGAACTGAACACAGCGCCAGGATTGTCGATCTCGCTGCCGAGCCCCTCTAGCCGACCGAGGGACCACATCGCTCTCGAGACTTCCGCAACAACAGCATCCGATAGTTCCAGTGTCGGAGGAAGTTTATCCGGGAAGTACGCCTTCGATAGATGCTCATCGGTCCGGAGTGGCATGTACTGCCCGGGTGCAGTTGAAGGGAGATCGTATCCGTCTCTCATTGCGCATGCTTGAACCCGATCTGATTAAAAATTTCTGCATATTATTAGAACTGCAATCGCACTTGAGAGAGAGTATGACAATATCTTTCTGAAAATTGGGATTGTCGTAGTGCTAAATCTCGACTATTGCAGTCCAAACCGATATCGATGGTATCAGTTCAGTCGTGTACGAGGGAACACGTCGGTCCCCGCGCCGACGCCAGTGGAGGTCTGTTTCGTTAGCTCGGACACTGTCCGAGGCTATGCAGCGAGGTATAAACTACGTAGTGGATACCACTCCGGGAACGGACTGCTTTTCAGCCCCGGGCTGCTACAGAATGCGGGTGGCGATGACGAGCATTTACCCCCGCTGAGCCCTGTTTTCTATTAATAGATCAGCGAGCGGTTTGGGATTAGTCGTCCTCACTGATTATGGGGCGAGATTTTTGGAACCCGTAGTCAGTGTATGGCTCTTCAACCTTGCTGAATTATACGGCGCATGCAGAATCGAGAGTGCTCTATCTCGAGCTACTGGATTCGGTCAACACAGACACGATATTGACCAAATCACGATTTGACCGACGGGCCGTTCGTCTCTACACTGTTAGTTTATACCCTAACACTCATGTTGTTAGGATACAGACTAACAACCATCGATGGGAGACGATGTCGAGGTGTTGGAAGATGAAATTCAAGCCTATGACGACGGAACTGTCGTCCGGATACGCGTCCTCGATGTGCCCGACTCCGACCAGTATCCCGAGGGTGTCAAGTACGCCTTCCACTACGGCGAAGCCGGCGCTGGCGAGCCCATCATCCGCTTCGACAACCATCACGGTCCACACGAACTGCATATCGCGGGACAGGTGTTCGAAATCGAATACGAAGGCCTCCAACCACTCTATCAGGTGTGGCGTGCTGCACTCCCGCCCGAGAAACGC
This is a stretch of genomic DNA from Halomicroarcula saliterrae. It encodes these proteins:
- a CDS encoding metal ABC transporter substrate-binding protein gives rise to the protein MEYTRRRMLAATAGLAGLGAVAGCSGGSGQSNAAAVQSSFFVFGDIADNVAGDSATTDLLVPLGQHGHGWEPGPRVRENIYDASLFVHGMAGFQPWADDILADLSADGAEVTPVDASADVSLLEFGAGGHDEHEGEHHDEHGTDSHDDHGTDSHDEHGTDSHDDHGTDSHDDHGTDSHDDHGTDSHDDHGTDSHDDHGTETHDGHEETHEGEDGDHDHGSMDPHFWMDPRRVATAVGTVEQAMADLDGDNADSYAANAEAFRNRLTDLDERIESRLADASKDVLLVAGHDAFGYLAERYGVRVEALTDASPDDRPTPSDIERAQMAIDEHGLSYICADPLESQTAADQLVAETDAEAVLPLTAMPGLRESWAESDWGYVDVMEQVNLPTLTEALGAR
- a CDS encoding Fic family protein, producing MRDGYDLPSTAPGQYMPLRTDEHLSKAYFPDKLPPTLELSDAVVAEVSRAMWSLGRLEGLGSEIDNPGAVFSSFVYKEAEQSSQVEGTAVTVFDLYRYDVDELQIREAVESDHEADVREARNYITALDDAISFLQTAGIERQSITTELIKSLHEQLLIKGRSDDDEPLPGEFRPGYTAIEEEGPHGIGKQIRFVPPKPDMVPGLIDDLERFVQQGSDWPDLVDIAITHYQFETIHPFKDGNGRVGRLLVVLMLVSSGLLHYPMLYLSSYIERHRTEYADRLLAVSEEGAWDEWLQFFLRGIREQAEEAFVRAKLLVDKRKEYESRYSDAAKSVRRLSLALFEDPYFTVREASERIDVVYQTANNAIETLETDGVVEEITGNDQNRVFRAAEIMDIVERPANQLPESGVLVDVEQAWKLPER
- a CDS encoding toxin-antitoxin system TumE family protein, yielding MGDDVEVLEDEIQAYDDGTVVRIRVLDVPDSDQYPEGVKYAFHYGEAGAGEPIIRFDNHHGPHELHIAGQVFEIEYEGLQPLYQVWRAALPPEKRIEW